One Ranitomeya variabilis isolate aRanVar5 chromosome 4, aRanVar5.hap1, whole genome shotgun sequence genomic window, tttctttaAATATAAATGTGTTGGAATACACAATAGCAACGCTATGGCTTTCTTGACAAGGACAAGGGAATGCAACCAATTATAAACAAAAAGGGCTTATAAAAATACAATAATAGTCCTAGTTATATGATGTCACCTGAGATCAGTTTTTTATAGTTCTGAACGTGAACCCCAGTGGTAcgttcatagatttttttttattttttttttagtctagTCTACTCACAGTCTTCCATCATCTTCCTTATGAAAAAATAATCTTAGTTAAAAGCTTCATAAATATGAAGTTGATAAAATATTCCATTCAAGAACTATAGTTGTGTGCTCCAAGCATGGCTTTTATGGTCCCACATTGTAAGGAAAGGCTCAATGTTCTCTTCTCGTCTCCCGGCTGATCCGGTCTGCAAAGTCATCACCGTATGAATCCACGGCAAGGAGAATCCACGGAGCAGCTCAGGAATCTCATCTAGTGATCCACAATTTAAGATGGTCTTAAATGATGCCCTTCTGTATACACTTTGGCTTTCGGAAACTTAGCCAACAAGTCAAAAGGATGAATAGTAAGAAAACTGAGAAAAAGACCATGAGTCCAACATAACCACCGTGAGACAGCGGAGGAGAAAGAGGAAGCTCCGATGGGATCATATTGGTCAAATTCAGCATATATCCAAGTGTCCATCCAGCGTCACTGCCGTGGATCTGCAGGAGTGGAACAGAAAGAAATCTGTAGAAAAGTAGATTGACAGATTGGTAGGCTGacagaaatagatagatagatagatagatgatagatagataaatagatagatagatgatagatagatagatagatagatagatagatagatagataatagatagatagatagatagatagatgatagatagatagataatagatagatagatgatagatagatagatagatagagatagatagatgatagctagatacaaagatagataataaatagatagatgaagagatagataatagaacatagataacagataatagatagataaaaatagatgatagatagataatagatggataatagaaagatagatgatgataaatagatagataaattatagataaatagatgatagatagataataaatagataaatggagagatagataatagatagataatagatggataatactcTTGATCAAGTTATTTATCCATCCAGCAGCAGATAATACCATTACCTTGCCTAAAAATGTGATATCCTCCCAGCTGCTTGAGTTGAAGCCATAACCAAGTTCTAGAAGTGTTAGTATATAGACTCCAGAAAAACAATATTCACTTAGATATTTTTCCTTGACTTTTGCCGACTCGTTCTTTACCTTAATGAATACAAAATGAAAACAACATTTTAGAAAAGATAATTTCAGACCTTGTTCCCACCATCCGATTAAGAAGTAGTAAGAGACTTGCCTCACTCCAAGGCTTAGAGCAGTGTCTTTCCACCGTCTCCTTCACCGTGTCCAGAGAAACTTTATCCTTACTGAGCTTTAAAAAGTCCATAACAAAGTAGAAAGCGGAGAACGCCTGTAGGAAGATGACATGGAGAATATAAGgagccctacatgcaacacgcacaTGTATTATGTCCCTGGTCAAAGATTATGTCACTCTCCAAACGGGGCTCATGTCGCCGAAAGTAATGACCAATTAACGTTGGTACTTGATACTATCACACCTGGTGACTAGTGGTTAGATTTGATCAAATTGGGCCACTAGGGATTGGTTATTATAACACTAGCTCACCAGGGATTAGATTATATCACACAGAGTCACCAGGGACTGATTATTATAACACTAGCTCACCAGGGATTATACCACACAGAGTCGCCAGGGATTGGTTATTATAGCACTAGCTCACCAGGGATTAGACACACTGAAAAGATTTGGATGCTAtaacactaggtcatttcagtctaTTGCCATCACACTGGATCACCAGGGATTAGATTCAAGCTCAATGGGTCACCCACTAGCACCCTGGGTTACCAGAGATTGAATAGATAAGACATCAGGACACTATAAGGCACCAGAGACTGGATGCGATCACACTTGATGACCTACAACAAAACTCAAGTCCACTGGGTCACCAGGGATTAGTTTCTATCAGATTGGGTCACCAAGGACTGGATTTCATGAAACTGGGTCACCTGGGACTAGATTCAAGTCCTTTGGACTCAATCACACTGGTTTTCCAGTGAATTAATGCTATTGTTGCACTTGGTACATATGGACCATATTATAGTCTACTGGGACACAAGAGAGGAGATTTTATCATCCTGGGTTACTTGGGAATTAATGTTTTGAGACTAGGATACCAGACTAGACGTTATCTCTCCTGGTGACCAGGGACTGGTTTCTTGTGTTTTTTGGTCACCAGGGTTTAGATTTAGATTGTATGAACCAATCTTTCGCTTTGTAAAGAATATTGGCGtctgcttttttttgcaatttgcacaaatcaaattgcaaaattttccaatttGCAGTATCCAGTGAATTTCTTAAAATTCGATTATCTCATCTCTAATAGATAGtgattttgaaaatgaaaaaatatcccaaaaatataaaattaaaatatAAGACTTTTAAACTTACTTAAACAATATCTCGTTTTCTAATATCATATTCTTTTTACATTGCTTTGAGTTTGATGAATGTTGGAAATTAGCTGATATTTGTTTGTAAAAAGTCTTATTTTAGGCACTTCTATTAATGGTATTCGATCAGCAATGATGCAAGGAGTAATGTCATAATTCACATCGGTGAACTGAAAGTTCATCATTTGTTCCGGATACTGTATGCGGCCAAGATGCACCTGCCTGAAAATATCAACTATATCTAATACCGCTATATCCATTCTTGCTATTTAGAATTTATGACCATATGGAACATCACTGAGCCAAAGGGCACCGCTCACAGGGTATAAATATATCTTACCCCAAATTCCCCTTGTAAAACTGGTTGGAAAATGCCATTGAATGAACATCTGGAGTAGCTGCAATGGGAGATATTGAAGATTTCCTGGACTTTCTGCTTGCATAGATTATAATCCCCAGTCCCTAAGATTCGAATGCTCGGTGGTGCCGACAGCGTCCTCCGATCAGATACGCAGGGACTATTGTACAGATCAGATGTGTTGAGATTTCTTGTATATCCTGAGTTAAAGCAGGGATCCAACAAGGAGACATTATGGAGATTCTGTAATAGAGATAAATGGAGGGATGATCAGAGACAAATTGTTATGATGGTGTAGCAACTCACTCGGAAAAATAGGTTTCACACTCTAACTCCTGCTGACCCTGCCTTTTCCTGTACATACTACAGATCTTGATCCTGCTGGTTCCTGTAGAGAGTAGAGAACCTGATCCaacagtccctagtggttcctgtgtgagctgagatagccctaaccacaactAGACAATGAAAATTGGGACCTATGCTGCCCGAAATGCTGTCGAGCGCTTCATGTTCCTCCTAAACAACTGGAGAGAAGAGCGGAGTGTAAATTATCTACAGAAggcaaagtgtgctgaaatagaaagagatcccagagtgagcaAAACAAACCACAGAATACAAAATAAAGAATTAAGTATGAACTGCTAGAAAATAAggtgcctacttcctaaaaagaaacagaagataggtgcagggtaaagaacataaacagcagatagatgaaccctagctggtctttcactgactggattactacagcagtatggctggacatcctaatgagactatcaccagcaggaaataccagccagGTAGAGGACACAGCGAGCATGTGGAAGCAATCATAGTAAACCGGGTCAGGTAAATGTATGAAATGGTGGACACGTTTTCACAGTTGGAGACATGCATTCAGCTATAAGGTGGGACATGCGCCATTGTCCTTTACAGAGCCAATTCTGTTTGGTTCAACGCAAACGTATCGGAAGGCGCCCAGGTACAAGTCATAGCCCAAAATCTATCCCCTGAGTAAAGTCACAAGATTAGTAGAGACATGTGTGGCCCAAAAACGTCTCGTGACTGTGAGCAAGTAGTGTCTGCCACTTCCTTCTATGGTGTCTGAAGGTAAGGACTCCCGCAGGACTCTTTCTATAAACGCTAGTTATTCCTGTAAATTGGACATTTCTAAATTATATTTAAAGCTAGAAAATTTTCAAAAATTCTCTACCATAGCACTATCCATAATCGCTGGATAATAACGCTCTACATCCACTGAAAAGCGACAGTAAAGCACAATAGACTTTATTTAACCAACCCAAGTCTATAATCCCCACACTTCATGTGATAGCAACTTAATATTTTGCTATAAATAAATCAAAACCGCTGGAGCAAAAAGTTTTAGAAGCGAAACAAGAATCGCAGAGCAATTTGTAGAAACAATTACCCAACTGAAACACTCTGTAACTATTTGAAGCAAGACATATAATAACCCAGAATAGGAGGAAAagggaacaattaaaaaaaaaactgttaatTGCCGCCATTGTGCAGCTGGCACGGAAAAGATGGCTGAGCTAGGTTGGAAAATTATGTTTTTTCAGCATCAATTGTGGGGTGTAAGAATGTTCCTAAAACAGATGAACGCAAGTTATATTTTAGTCTGCTTAAGCCTAGCAATGAATCCAACATTTTGAGCTATGGTctattaaaggagtattcccatcttatAAAGTGATGGTATATTACTAGGATATGTCAGCTCTAGAGATGAGCCAATCGATTCCCAGGTCCCTGGTCCAGCGTCCAGGTTAGTATTCTATGGTTACTGGTCAGAGCCCTGTAAACGACCTGCTACCAGTCAGCATCTGTGGCTTCTCTTTGGATTAGTGGGAGTGGTGCAACGTCATCATTGTGGCATGGCGCATGTACAAAGACGGACCAAAAGAGGAACTCTGGTCGCCGGCAAGTAGGAGGCGGATTACTGGACTCCCGTACAACGGCCATGGAATACTGGCCAGGCTGGTGGACAATGGGGTCCTGCAAATAGATTAGCTAATCTCTAGTCAGCACTTTATGATCTGTGGGCCATCCTCCGATCCTAAGATTTAAGGGGTCACATATAAAAAATCACTGCTTTTGGAGAAATTAGAGTACCTAGAAGAAACCTAAACTAGCATACAAACTCCATGTGGTTGTTGTCTTTGGTTGGATTTGAGCCCAGGAACCACAGCGCTGCAAGAAAATAGATTCGGCCCCCAAGGAACTGTTAAACTGCAGTTACCATACtaacaatacactgtgtgcagaattactaggcaagttgtattttagaggattatttttattattgatcaacaactgttctcaatcaaccccaaagactcatacatatcaaagcttaatatttttggaagttcgagaggtttttttttagatttggctatcttaggaggatatctgtttgtgcaggtcactattactgtgcagaattattaagcaacttaataaaaaacaaatatattcccatctttactggccagtcacgctgtggagtagttggaggcatgtgatggagcattgtcctgcaggaaaatcatgtttttcttgaacgataccgacttcttccagtaccactgcttgaagaagttgtcttccagaaactgacagtagatctgggagttgagcttcactccatcctcaacccgaaaaggtcccacaagtacatctttgatgataccagcccataccagtaccccacctccaccttgctggcgtctgagtcggagtggagctctctgccctttactgatccagcctctggcccatccatctggcccatcaagagtcactctcatttcatcagtccataaaacctttgaaaagtcagtcttaagatatttcttggcccagtcttgacgttttatcttatgtttcttgttcaaaggtggttgtttttcagctttccttaccttggccatgtccctgagtatcacacaccttgtgctttttgttactccagtaacgttgcagctctgaaatatggcaaaactggtggcaaatggcatcttggcagcttcacgcttgattttcctcaattcatgggcagttattttgcgccttttttgcccaacacgcttcttgcgaccctgttggctatttgccatgaaacgcttgattgttcggtgatcacgcttcaaaagtttggcaatttcaagactgctgcatccctctgcaagacatctcacaattttggacttttcagcgcccgtcaaatctctcttctgacccattttcccaaagggcggtgtgctttggatcattgtcatgttgaaagacccagccacgtttcatcttcaatgcccttgctgatggaaggaggtttgcactcaaaatctcacgatacatggccccattcattctttcatgtacccggatcagtcgtcctggcccctttgcagagaaacagccccaaagcatgatatttccaccaccatgctttacagtaggtatggtgtttgatggatgcaactcagtattctttttcctccaaacacgacaagttgtgtttctaccaaacagttccagtttggtttcatcagaccataggacattctcccaaaactcctctggatcatccaaatgctctctagcaaacttcagacaggcccggacatgtactggcttaatcagtgggacacgtctggcactgcaggatctgagtccatggtggcgtagtgtgttacttatggtaggccttgttacattggtcccagctctctgcagttcattcactaggtccccccgcgtggttctgggatttttgctcaccgttcttgtgatcattctgaccccacggggtggaattttgcgtggagccccagatcgagggagattatcagtggtcttgaatgtcttccattttctaattattgctcccactgttgatttcttcactccaagctggttggctattgcagattcagtcttcccagcctggtgcagggctacaattttgtttctggtgtcctttgacagctctttggtcttcaccatagtggagtttggagtcagactgtttgagggtgtgcacaggtgtctttttatactgataacaagtttaaacaggtgccattactacaggtaatgagtggaggaaaaaggagactcttaaagaagaagttacaggtctgtgagagccagaaatcttgattgtttgtttctgaccaaatacttattttccaccataatatgcaaattaaatgttagaaaaacagacaatgtgattttctggatttttttttctcagtttgtctcccatagttgaggtctacctatgatgtaaattacagacgcctatcatctttttaagtggtggaacttgcactattgctgactgactaaatacttttttgccccactgtatctccagGTTTACAGACTACAACTAAACTCTTCATGTAGCCTGATCCTGCAGTCAGGTGCTTCCTCCCTACCATCAATAGATTAACACAGGACTTGGAAGGAGCAGACGTATCACAGGGCTGCACGATCAGGCTATTCTGCTCCATCAGATAGATAATGAGCGTTTTGGACTCGGACTTACCGCTATGCTGTTAGCCAGCTGTTTGCGGAGGGCCTGGTCTTTTCCGTAACATAGAAAGCTGTGCGTATAGACGTCATAAGTCTTTCCGTACAATCGGAAATGCAGGGAATTATCTTCTGATTCGATATTTTCATTGGACTCGAACGTGATCTGCGTTGACGCTCCTCCGAGATCTAGGGCACCGAACGTTCTGACAGATTGAGATTGTGACAATTCCTAATAGATAAAAAGTAATTTTATTACACGACCATGGACATCAGCTGGTGCCCATTAACTTCTGGGCATCTGCTTTCGCCTCATGAGAGATATCGCCTTCCTCATTGCAGTACTTTAGACTAAACTATACGAACTTAGGGCCAATTTATTAATGCATTTATTAAATTTTAAAAGAACAAATTTGTTCACcacatttttcacattttctgaGTACGGTAACTaacaattttactttttttcattttgacaatttttttttatacaagtgCCTTTTGAGAACATTGgggtgtttttttgtatttttttcagtgttttccttGTAACGAAGGCTATGTTAACATAGCAATAAAGGTTAATTATTCCCCTTTTCTCTTAATTTTGTAAAGCTTTACATTTTAGACAGTTGTTTAAAGTATAGATGTCACATTCAACTGTCGTTAAaatccattgttaaaaaaaaaaaaaaaggatatgtttAATATACATTTTTGTACTGGATAACAGTGGAATCATTTTTGGTCTGAATACTGTTCATTACTTAAAAAACAAACCTAAACTGAAGATTCAATATCAATACCTATATTACGACCTTAGACATAACCCAGTGCGTTCCCCAAACGGAAGCATCAAAACTGCTGAGAAAAAAATAATCTTGCACTAACTTGAATAAAGTTTCCTAGAAGATAGTTAATAGTGATCCAACCATAGGCCCCTTCTTCTTGTCCTGTGATGATTCTGGCACCTTGAAAATCAAAAGGAGAAGATCGCAAGGTATTCTCCACCGACGTCAGAACTTCCTTCGCCACCATCGGGTTAGTGCGCCTATAGCAGAAGAAGATCGTCGGTCAATAGTCAGAGAGTTCATAAAAACTTATTtgcaaaaatgtaaagaaaaattacTATGTGCGGAATTCATTTCAGAGATACTTGCATGGTGGTTTACTGATGCTGCGTTAGTCTGTTTCATGCACTATATAATGGGGCATAGTAACTAATGATGCTGCACCGCCGAGCGGTGTCGGCAATGTTAATGGGGTTTTGACATCTCAAAAAATAATGGAACATAGCCATTATATGCTGTCACTTAAAAAGGGTTGTGCCAAGTTACCACCTATCCCACCGTCATGACCGCCACCGATCCCGAGATCTGTGGCAGTCGCGCATGCTGCACACTCCTGATACATTCGCTGTTTCTTAAAGCCAACAGATCTGCGGAGGTAACATACCTGAGAAGTCTCATTCCAGCAGTGGCCCCTAAATACACAGGCGTCTCCTTCTGTTGTCTGTCCGGAACAATTTTTTGGGCTCTATCTATGCAAGACTGAAGAGAACGACCGGCATCCACAGGCTTCAGGTAGTAGCTAGAAATACCATTACCTATAtggaagagaaaaagaaagaaagaaagaaatatatataataattttattCCTTTACAGcctttgatacatttttttttttttaccttggacTTTAAAAGGAAGCGGTCGGCGTGTTTTTCCAAATGAAAGTAGTGGTATGGCACTATATGGATAGTTGTCCCCCAATAAAAATAATACTTTTTTAATACAGATTTAGTGTAAAAGATATATGCAAATTAGGCTGGACTTGCCCTGGGGATGTGTCAGAGCACAATGAAGAAGTAGTCCGCCCGCAATGACACACCCACAGTGCActttcaggccggcgtcacactcggcgtaagacaatacggtccgtattttacggccgtaatacggccgaaatacggtgaaatgttcccaaaatagtgatccgtagtcagggtgtgtcagcgtattttgcgcatggcatcctccgtatgtaatccgtatggcatccgtactgcgagattttcgcgcaggcttgcaaaaccgacatctgatggatttatgtgctcaaatgttcattaaaacatatatacagtatatatatatatatatatatatatatatatatatatatatatgtcattgagacacatatatatatattctgtatttagatttcattcagcgcgatatctgtgaacagccggtaattcaattgccggcttttcatttctcctgcacaaacccgacaggatatgagacatgattacatacagtaaaccatctcatatcccctttttttttgcatattccacactactaatgttagtagtgtgtatgtgcaaaatttcagcgctgtagctgctgaaataaagggttaaatggcggaaaaaattggcgtgggctcccgcgcaattttctccgccagaatggtaaagccagtgactgagggcagatattaatagccaggagagggtccatggttattgccccccccgtggctaaaaacatctgcccccagccaccccagaaaaggcacatctggaagatgcgcctattctggcacttggccactctcttcccactccctgtagcggtgggatatggggtaatgaagggttaatgccaccttgctattgtaaggtgacattaagccagattaataatggagaggcgtcaattatgacacctatccattattaatccaattgttggaaagggttaaaaaacacacacacacatgattaaaaaggattttaatgaaataaacacagcggttgttgtaataatttattgttctcgcaatccatttccaggccctcgcttggcaaaataataaacgcacaagatacataccttctggtgaaccgtctcgtcccacgaagtaatccatctgaaggggttaactaatattacaggcacagctgcgataaaccactcgctcgtgcctgtaatccccgggtgctgaaaggaaagcagtgatctgtacttacattgagtcgcggtgaggcgccctctggtggatgttctcatgaactgcagcctgggaactttttcccacgctccaggtcatatgaggacatccaccagggggcgcatcaccgcgactgaaggaaatgtaggtcattgacctacatttcattcattcgccggggcttacaggcatggagcacagctgcatttagcagggctcctgcctgtaatattagttaaccccttcagatggattacatcgtgtgacgtgatctgacatcagaaggtatgtatattgtgcgtttattattttgccaagcgagggtttgcaaatggattgcgagaacaataaattattacaacaaccgctgtgtttatttcattaaaatcctttttaatcatgtgtgtgtgtgtttttttaaccctttcctacaattggattaataatggataggtgtcataattgacgcctctccattattaatctggcttaatgtcaccttacaatagcaaggtggcattaacccttcattaccccatatcccaccgctacagggagtgggaagagagaggccaagtgccagaataggcgcatcttccagatgtgccttttctggggtggctgggggcagatgtttgtagccacgggggggccaataaccatggaccctctcctggctattaatatctgccctcagtcactggctttaccactctggcggagaaaattgcgcgggagcccacgccaattttttccgccatttaaccctttattttagcagctacagtgcccaaattttgcacatacacactattaacattagtagtgtggaatatgcaaaaaaaatggggatatgagatggtttactgtatgtaaaccatgtctcatatcctgtcgggtttgtgaaggagaaggaaaaagccggcaattgaattaccgacttttcactaacaccgctgcgtatttctcgcaagtcacactgcaggtccgtgtggaatccgtatttttctcgcccccatagactttcattggcgtattattagcgcaatacgctgacaaacgcagcatgctgcgattttgtacggccgtagaaagccgtataatactgaaccgtaatatacggctaataggagcagccccattgagaataattgtgccgtatgtaatgcgagttttacggacgtagtttctgcgctcttacgtccgtaaaactcgccagtgtgacgccggcctcagcctAATTGGCATATGGCTTCTGCACTAGATTACTAATCggatctctaaaaaaaaaaaaaaggtaccgatACGGTCATACCGCTATTTCCAAATGTAAAAACAtgctggttccctttaaaggaacacATATGACCTAAATATCTGCAGAGACAGGGATGGTAGGTGaacattactactactactactactactactacgacTGCGACTACTACTACGATGACTACGACTACGACTACTACTACATTTCTTAATAAATTTTAATTGAAATTTTAGATTCTAAAAATTCTGGCTGCctgaagccaccactagagggagcttagatGCTActgtacacttttttttatttattgctgaTTTCAATGTACAACCGTATGAAATAAACGtctatgctccctctagtggtggctacaggtgAGTAGGATTTTATCATTCAaaggagttttttttcttttttcacgttCCCTAACAGCATAAAATATGGGAATTCACTTTAATAGGGGGTTTCCCAAGATGAAAAAAGTTATCCCCTTTTCATAGGATTTCTGGAAGGGAGTGCAACTACTTAACGGAGCAGGTCTGAATGAAGCTCAATGTATTGTCTGTGGGACTGCTAGAATAACTGACCTCTGTATTTCattttctccagcagtcccataaacAGTGAATCAAGTGGAGCTGCACATGCATGACCTCCGCCAATTCAAATAAGGCTCTTGGGATaactgggggtcccagcagttggactgCCAGCGATCAGTAAGTTTAAATGTTGCAAAAATACCTTTAATAGCAAGCAAAAATTCGAATGGGTCAGAActgatctatttatataattgccttgtaatgttttcatttcctgttctgttcagatgtcactgtatcccagaattccaagcggaggacgttcaccgactgccatattgggacacccaagtgatgggtgtctcaatatggaaactgctgctccgtcaccgggatcagccgaatgattcactgactgccgccatctttgtacaggaggagcgcatgcgcagttttaatatgaccgccgctatctgtctgcacaaagatggcggcggtctgatttactgcacctgcgcgaattttgcgcaggtgcagtgaatcattcagctgatcccggcagcagatgtgGACGTGTCTACAGACAGAGGAAGccgatcacattaaaggggttttcccacaaacgaaagttcattttaaaaattgactgtgtctgaccgtgtacggagcacaccacatctcctgggcaggggaggaagccaaagacaatactgacattacagcaggggatcacagtggattcattttgtgaggtaaaatatttccctgactgtttttaaataatattttacctcacaaaatgaatcctctgcgatcccctgctgtaatgtcagtattgtcttttgcttcctcctttgcccaggagctgtggtatgttctgtacacagtcagacacaatttttaaaatga contains:
- the ENTPD1 gene encoding ectonucleoside triphosphate diphosphohydrolase 1, which gives rise to MEEPKVAKQKKTWSRKVLFILGVLFILGIAALIVVAVVQNRPLPKNLKYGIVLDAGSSHTNLYIYQWPAEKENDTGVVEQVYECKVDGNGISSYYLKPVDAGRSLQSCIDRAQKIVPDRQQKETPVYLGATAGMRLLRRTNPMVAKEVLTSVENTLRSSPFDFQGARIITGQEEGAYGWITINYLLGNFIQELSQSQSVRTFGALDLGGASTQITFESNENIESEDNSLHFRLYGKTYDVYTHSFLCYGKDQALRKQLANSIANLHNVSLLDPCFNSGYTRNLNTSDLYNSPCVSDRRTLSAPPSIRILGTGDYNLCKQKVQEIFNISHCSYSRCSFNGIFQPVLQGEFGAFSAFYFVMDFLKLSKDKVSLDTVKETVERHCSKPWSEVKNESAKVKEKYLSEYCFSGVYILTLLELGYGFNSSSWEDITFLGKIHGSDAGWTLGYMLNLTNMIPSELPLSPPLSHGGYVGLMVFFSVFLLFILLTCWLSFRKPKCIQKGII